The proteins below come from a single Candidatus Methylomirabilis limnetica genomic window:
- a CDS encoding CaiB/BaiF CoA transferase family protein, with the protein MAGALDGVRVLDLSRHLAGPYCAMMLGDLGADVIKIERPGVGDESRHWGPPFFSGESAYYLCCNRNKQSLTLNFKHERGLALARELARGSDVVIENFRVGVLDKLGLGYAELKAINPRLVYCSISGFGHTGPDRELGSYDFLIQGRSGLMSITGEPDGPPMKVGVAIADVAAGLFACSAVLSALFARERTGAGQHLDIALYDSQIAVLANVASNYLCSGEIPGRWGNAHKSIVPYEAFQAADDYLILAIGNDEQWQRFCVAAGVAAWAQDARFATNPQRVANREALIPLLNSLLSGKTVAEWLRLCAEADVPAGPVNTFDKVFADPQADARGMLVQMPHPTLGTVRLAGTPLNLSATPAEMRLPPPLLGEHTDAILREVLDLGDDAISELHRDGVV; encoded by the coding sequence ATGGCCGGCGCACTGGACGGTGTGCGGGTCCTGGACCTGTCGCGGCATCTGGCAGGACCTTACTGCGCGATGATGTTGGGCGACCTGGGTGCTGATGTCATCAAGATCGAACGCCCAGGCGTTGGCGACGAGTCACGCCACTGGGGGCCGCCGTTTTTTAGCGGGGAGTCGGCCTATTACCTGTGCTGCAACCGGAATAAGCAGAGCCTCACACTCAACTTCAAACACGAACGCGGCCTTGCCCTTGCCCGTGAACTTGCGCGAGGCAGCGATGTGGTCATCGAGAACTTTCGTGTCGGCGTCCTGGACAAACTCGGTCTGGGTTACGCGGAGCTGAAAGCCATCAACCCGCGCCTAGTGTACTGCTCTATCAGCGGGTTCGGGCATACCGGCCCCGACCGCGAGTTAGGGAGCTACGACTTTCTGATTCAGGGTCGCAGCGGCCTGATGTCGATCACCGGCGAGCCCGACGGCCCGCCCATGAAGGTCGGGGTGGCGATCGCGGACGTGGCCGCCGGCCTGTTCGCGTGCAGCGCTGTCCTTTCGGCTCTTTTTGCTCGGGAGCGAACCGGCGCTGGACAGCATCTTGACATCGCGCTCTACGATTCGCAGATCGCGGTACTGGCAAACGTGGCAAGCAACTATCTCTGCTCTGGCGAGATACCCGGGCGTTGGGGCAACGCGCACAAGAGCATCGTACCGTACGAAGCGTTTCAAGCAGCGGATGACTACCTGATCCTGGCCATCGGCAACGATGAGCAGTGGCAGCGGTTCTGTGTCGCGGCGGGTGTCGCCGCATGGGCACAAGATGCGCGCTTTGCGACTAATCCGCAACGCGTCGCGAACCGCGAGGCGTTGATCCCCCTACTGAATAGCCTGCTCAGCGGTAAGACGGTTGCCGAGTGGCTGCGGCTCTGCGCCGAGGCTGATGTTCCAGCTGGACCGGTGAACACGTTCGACAAGGTCTTCGCCGACCCGCAGGCGGATGCGCGAGGGATGCTCGTCCAGATGCCGCACCCCACGTTAGGGACCGTACGGCTGGCCGGCACGCCCCTCAACCTCTCCGCGACGCCGGCCGAGATGCGCCTGCCACCCCCGCTCCTGGGCGAGCACACCGACGCGATCCTCAGAGAGGTCCTTGACCTGGGTGATGATGCGATCTCCGAGCTACACCGCGATGGGGTCGTGTGA